One window from the genome of Cucumis melo cultivar AY chromosome 12, USDA_Cmelo_AY_1.0, whole genome shotgun sequence encodes:
- the LOC103498214 gene encoding agamous-like MADS-box protein AGL62: MKKSLGRRKIEIKKLDKKSTQQVTFSKRRAGLFNKAAELSILCGAEIAVLVFSSRGKIYTFGHPDVDALLDRFLTGNNTVPPKPAEAYLPIAELNRDLSKAEAEFEIEKRRAAERSRNSERFWWDEPLESMKIDELKRFRSSLVELRANVVERLEKIEDRHCVTPSIDIAESIQWPETSSIQLAAGNNHCLPSFHMAENRSVAMDWEAEIWG, encoded by the coding sequence ATGAAGAAATCTTTAGGGCGTCGAAAGATTGAGATCAAAAAGCTCGACAAAAAGAGTACACAGCAGGTTACTTTCTCTAAACGCCGCGCCGGACTTTTCAACAAGGCCGCCGAACTTTCCATTCTCTGCGGCGCTGAGATCGCCGTCCTCGTCTTCTCTTCTCGTGGAAAAATCTATACATTCGGCCATCCCGATGTCGACGCTCTCCTCGACCGCTTTCTCACCGGAAACAATACTGTTCCGCCCAAGCCGGCGGAGGCCTATCTCCCCATTGCGGAGTTGAATCGCGATTTGTCTAAAGCGGAAGCAGAGTTTGAAATCGAGAAGAGGCGTGCGGCGGAGAGATCGAGGAACAGCGAGCGATTTTGGTGGGATGAGCCGCTGGAAAGTATGAAAATCGACGAGTTGAAGCGATTTCGTTCATCATTGGTGGAATTGAGAGCAAACGTGGTGGAGAGATTAGAGAAAATTGAAGATCGTCACTGTGTAACTCCATCAATAGACATAGCCGAAAGCATCCAATGGCCGGAAACGTCGTCGATTCAGCTTGCCGCCGGAAACAACCATTGTCTGCCGTCGTTTCACATGGCTGAAAATCGGTCAGTGGCGATGGATTGGGAAGCGGAGatttggggttag